Genomic segment of Archangium lipolyticum:
AGGTTCGAGCGGAACCAGCAAGCACCGCGCTCAGAACTCCTGCGGGCAGGAGTTCAAGCTGCAATTCAACGTCAGGATGCAGCAGAAGACCGGTTCAGTCACCGGCAACTCCAGGCCTCCCACGGTTTCATGCAGCTCGCGCTCTCCGAGCTCTGTCAGGGGCCTGCCGGACGGCGACTCGGGGAGGGCTGCCCGTTGCCCGGCTGGCAGCGACGCTCGGTACCGCGGATCCTTCCATGCACGGATGACCATGTCCTTTTTCATGAAACGCCTCCGACTGGATAGAGT
This window contains:
- a CDS encoding mersacidin/lichenicidin family type 2 lantibiotic, whose amino-acid sequence is MKKDMVIRAWKDPRYRASLPAGQRAALPESPSGRPLTELGERELHETVGGLELPVTEPVFCCILTLNCSLNSCPQEF